One part of the Phoenix dactylifera cultivar Barhee BC4 chromosome 4, palm_55x_up_171113_PBpolish2nd_filt_p, whole genome shotgun sequence genome encodes these proteins:
- the LOC120110531 gene encoding chlorophyll a-b binding protein CP29.2, chloroplastic-like isoform X2, producing the protein MGSTAAATSPFLGTRLPDSLPAKSGGRFQARFGFGGKKKTAAKKSAKLPAPDRPLWFPGAKAPEWLDGSVVGDYGFDPFGLGKPAKYLQFDLDSPDQNLAKNQAAEVIGTRSETSDVKSTTLQPYTEVFGLQRFRECELIHGRWAMLATLGALAVVSLTGIPWQDAGKVTKCTEENDSEMWSSSSLRWDLLLLSPCDPSSPSSTSPSLSMSSSLSNIQARRLWMTCISKMNKGE; encoded by the exons ATGGGCTCCACAGCCGCGGCCACCTCCCCGTTCTTGGGCACCCGCCTGCCCGACTCGCTCCCGGCCAAGAGCGGGGGCCGATTCCAGGCCCGGTTCGGGTTCGGCGGCAAGAAGAAGACTGCGGCCAAGAAGAGCGCCAAGTTGCCCGCCCCGGACCGGCCGCTCTGGTTTCCGGGCGCCAAGGCCCCGGAGTGGCTCGACGGTTCGGTGGTAGGCGACTACGGGTTCGACCCGTTCGGGCTGGGCAAGCCGGCCAAGTACCTCCAGTTCGATCTCGATTCTCCAGACCAGAACCTGGCCAAGAACCAGGCCGCGGAGGTGATCGGGACCCGGTCCGAGACCTCGGACGTGAAGTCGACCACGCTGCAGCCCTACACGGAGGTGTTCGGGCTCCAGAGGTTCCGTGAGTGCGAGCTCATTCATGGCCGGTGGGCCATGCTGGCCACGCTTGGTGCGCTCGCCGTCGTGTCGCTCACTGGCATCCCATGGCAGGACGCTGGAAAG GTAACAAAATGCACCGAGGAAAACGATtcagagatgtggagttccagcagtCTCAGGTGGGATCTTCTTCTGCTTAGTCCATGCGATCCCAGCAgccccagcagcacgagtccgAGTCTCAGCATGAGTTCCAGTCTCAGCAACATCCAGGCCAGGAGGTTATGGATGACTTGCATATCCAAG atgAACAAGGGAGAGTGA
- the LOC103711164 gene encoding putative PAP-specific phosphatase, mitochondrial isoform X1 — protein MTLLHPSARLPVRRFGAPLLSPSSRAPSAPSFSLIRSSLPFPPEKARFHRELEAAVDVVERACRLCVDVKKSLLSSDGRILEKNDRTPVTVADFGVQALISLELKSLFPSIPLVAEEDSGFLRSNSVHAQRGEVHGANFLVDSVLSAVAEKTSSVDEPLTSDDVLEAIDRGGKDAVSFDAEPSAYWVLDPIDGTRGFLKGSDALYVVGLALVVKGEIAIGVMGCPNWKEYNLSTKKSDDKIGVSTPGIIMIAHSGCGTWTRRFSDVMGNYKRIQDGWRRCFVDSCWLVNEASFCIPDSQTWDLIPLSVLFSSSVDCGDIRDKQKVLLLPTCCGSLCKYLMVASGRASVFILRARAQTVIKVWDHAVGVVCVHEAGGKVTDWNGSPLDLAADQVDRRIIFPSGGVLVTNGALHKQLLEIISSNSSIA, from the exons ATGACGCTTCTCCACCCTTCCGCCCGCCTTCCGGTCCGTCGATTCGGTGCTCCCCTCCTCTCTCCGTCCTCCCGTGCTCCTTCCgctccttccttctctctcaTTAG GTCCAGCCTTCCCTTCCCGCCGGAGAAAGCGCGTTTCCACCGAGAGCTTGAAGCCGCCGTCGATGTGGTCGAGAGGGCCTGCCGCCTCTGCGTAGAC GTGAAGAAATCATTGCTCTCGAGCGACGGTCGGATTCTTGAAAAGAATGATCGGACGCCTGTCACGGTAGCCGATTTTGGAGTGCAGGCTCTGATCAGCTTGG AGCTGAAGAGTTTGTTTCCTTCAATACCTTTAGTGGCTGAAGAGGACTCTGGGTTCTTGCGGTCGAATTCTGTGCATGCTCAGAGGGGTGAGGTTCATGGTGCTAATTTTCTTGTTGACTCAGTGTTGAGTGCTGTGGCTGAGAAGACGAGCAGTGTTGATGAACCTTTAACTTCTGATGATGTGTTGGAGGCTATTGATAGAGGGGGGAAGGATGCGGTCTCATTTGATGCAGAACCCTCAGCCTATTGG GTGCTTGATCCAATTGATGGCACGCGAGGATTTTTGAAGGGCAGTGATGCCCTGTATGTG GTGGGTTTGGCTCTTGTTGTCAAAGGAGAAATTGCCATAGGTGTAATGGGCTGTCCAAACTGGAAAGAATATAATCTTTCCACTAAAAAGTCTGATGATAAAATTGGTGTGTCTACACCAGGTATCATTATGATCGCCCATTCTGGCTGTGGAACATGGACAAGGCGATTTTCAGATGTAATGGGTAACTATAAAAGAATCCAAGATGGTTGGAGAAGATGCTTTGTTGATAGCTGCTGGTTGGTTAATGAGGCAAGCTTCTGTATTCCTGATAGTCAAACATGGGACTTGATACCTTTATCTGTTCTGTTCAGCTCTTCAGTTGACTGTGGGGATATTAGAGAtaaacaaaaagtacttcttttGCCAACATGCTGTGGCAG CCTGTGCAAATACCTAATGGTTGCTTCAGGTAGAGCTTCTGTATTCATTCTTCGAGCAAGGGCTCAAACTGTCATCAAG GTTTGGGATCATGCTGTTGGAGTTGTATGCGTACACGAAGCAGGAGGGAAG GTTACTGACTGGAATGGAAGTCCACTGGATCTTGCTGCTGATCAAGTAGATAGAAGAATTATCTTCCCATCCGGTGGTGTACTTGTGACAAATGGGGCACTACACAAACAGCTCTTGGAAATAATTTCGTCCAATTCCTCAATTGCTTGA
- the LOC120110531 gene encoding uncharacterized protein LOC120110531 isoform X1 codes for MVVECNELGQPIKRAGSLLSSFLGSVARRGQLCPLNYHKWNDMLPSYKVELLKFVQKKFVLPPESHDWVLKSLNRKWKEYKSKLKADWKREGMTEEEVARVCPPDVYHHQWRELVHYWFSERGQTYSDIGRAARASQTIPHTSGSKSYARLRAEFMEDHGRKPGEVEFYKMTHTHRDGSFVREESRDIVDRATSLISERIGESSSIGNTRGVEAQVFTELMGSERYGRVRGYGVGVIPTQLSTVGRYTQDVRQSSNTAEVNDLKAEIKELKQSHQIEMQSLRAQINQITSLLHQFVPPQVPDSSSARRDGDASDP; via the exons atgGTCGTCGAATGCAACGAACtagggcagcccatcaagagggctggaagccttttatcaagtttcttaGGATCAGTTGCGCGTAggggtcagttgtgtccgctcaactatcataagtggaatgatatgcttccttcttataaagttgagcttcttaaatttgtacag aaaaagtttgtgctccctccagagagccatgattgggtgctaaagtccctcaaccgcaaatggaaagaatataagtcGAAGTTGAAGGCCGACTGGaagcgcgagggtatgacagaggaggaggttgctcgtgtttgtcctcctgatgtataccatcatcagtggagggagcttgttcactattGGTTTTCCGAGAGAGGACAG ACATATTCTGACATTGGTCGAGCCGCACGAGCATCTCAGACaattcctcacacttcaggctcgaagagttatgcgaggctcagagctgaattc atggaagaCCATGGGAGGAAACCTGGTGAGGTGGAGttctataagatgactcacacccaccgagatggcagctttgtccgagaggagtcgagagatatagtt gacagaGCTACATCCCTTATTTCAGAGCGTATCGGAGAGTCATCTTCAATCGGCAACACCAGAGGTGTCGAAGCTCAGGTGTTTACCGAGTTGATGGGCTCggagcgttatggtcgagtgaggggttatggcgttggagttatccccactcagttgtctacAGTGGGTAGATATACTCAAGATGTTAGACAGAGTAGTAACACTGCAGAGGTTAATGATCTGAAGGCAGAGATAAaagagttgaagcagagccacCAGATAGAGATGCAATCTTTGAGGGCTCAGATTAATCAGATTACATCTTTGTTGCATCAGTTTGTCCCTCCTCAG GTTCCTGATAGTTCATCTGCACGTAGAGATGGTGATGCTAGCGACCCCTGA
- the LOC120110531 gene encoding chlorophyll a-b binding protein CP29.2, chloroplastic-like isoform X3, which yields MGSTAAATSPFLGTRLPDSLPAKSGGRFQARFGFGGKKKTAAKKSAKLPAPDRPLWFPGAKAPEWLDGSVVGDYGFDPFGLGKPAKYLQFDLDSPDQNLAKNQAAEVIGTRSETSDVKSTTLQPYTEVFGLQRFRECELIHGRWAMLATLGALAVVSLTGIPWQDAGKVRVHGSSYLGQPLPFSITTLIWVEVLVIGYIEFQRNAELDPEKRLYPGGKFFDPLGLASDPEKKASLQLAEIKHARLAMVAFLGFAVQAAATGKGPLNNWVTHLSDPLHTTIFGTFSSSS from the exons ATGGGCTCCACAGCCGCGGCCACCTCCCCGTTCTTGGGCACCCGCCTGCCCGACTCGCTCCCGGCCAAGAGCGGGGGCCGATTCCAGGCCCGGTTCGGGTTCGGCGGCAAGAAGAAGACTGCGGCCAAGAAGAGCGCCAAGTTGCCCGCCCCGGACCGGCCGCTCTGGTTTCCGGGCGCCAAGGCCCCGGAGTGGCTCGACGGTTCGGTGGTAGGCGACTACGGGTTCGACCCGTTCGGGCTGGGCAAGCCGGCCAAGTACCTCCAGTTCGATCTCGATTCTCCAGACCAGAACCTGGCCAAGAACCAGGCCGCGGAGGTGATCGGGACCCGGTCCGAGACCTCGGACGTGAAGTCGACCACGCTGCAGCCCTACACGGAGGTGTTCGGGCTCCAGAGGTTCCGTGAGTGCGAGCTCATTCATGGCCGGTGGGCCATGCTGGCCACGCTTGGTGCGCTCGCCGTCGTGTCGCTCACTGGCATCCCATGGCAGGACGCTGGAAAGGTGAGAGTCCA TGGATCCTCCTATCTCGGCCAGCCACTGCCCTTCTCCATCACTACATTGATATGGGTTGAGGTGCTTGTGATTGGCTACATCGAGTTCCAGAGGAATGCTGAGCTCGACCCCGAGAAGAGGCTGTACCCTGGTGGCAAGTTCTTCGATCCCCTCGGCCTTGCATCTGATCCCGAGAAGAAGGCCTCGCTGCAGCTTGCAGAGATCAAGCATGCGCGCCTTGCGATGGTCGCCTTCTTGGGCTTTGCCGTCCAGGCCGCCGCCACTGGGAAAGGCCCCCTCAACAACTGGGTCACTCATCTTAGCGACCCACTCCACACCACCATCTTCGgtaccttctcctcctcctcttaa
- the LOC103711164 gene encoding putative PAP-specific phosphatase, mitochondrial isoform X2, translating to MTLLHPSARLPVRRFGAPLLSPSSRAPSAPSFSLIRSSLPFPPEKARFHRELEAAVDVVERACRLCVDVKKSLLSSDGRILEKNDRTPVTVADFGVQALISLELKSLFPSIPLVAEEDSGFLRSNSVHAQRGEVHGANFLVDSVLSAVAEKTSSVDEPLTSDDVLEAIDRGGKDAVSFDAEPSAYWVLDPIDGTRGFLKGSDALYVVGLALVVKGEIAIGVMGCPNWKEYNLSTKKSDDKIGVSTPGIIMIAHSGCGTWTRRFSDVMGNYKRIQDGWRRCFVDSCCSSVDCGDIRDKQKVLLLPTCCGSLCKYLMVASGRASVFILRARAQTVIKVWDHAVGVVCVHEAGGKVTDWNGSPLDLAADQVDRRIIFPSGGVLVTNGALHKQLLEIISSNSSIA from the exons ATGACGCTTCTCCACCCTTCCGCCCGCCTTCCGGTCCGTCGATTCGGTGCTCCCCTCCTCTCTCCGTCCTCCCGTGCTCCTTCCgctccttccttctctctcaTTAG GTCCAGCCTTCCCTTCCCGCCGGAGAAAGCGCGTTTCCACCGAGAGCTTGAAGCCGCCGTCGATGTGGTCGAGAGGGCCTGCCGCCTCTGCGTAGAC GTGAAGAAATCATTGCTCTCGAGCGACGGTCGGATTCTTGAAAAGAATGATCGGACGCCTGTCACGGTAGCCGATTTTGGAGTGCAGGCTCTGATCAGCTTGG AGCTGAAGAGTTTGTTTCCTTCAATACCTTTAGTGGCTGAAGAGGACTCTGGGTTCTTGCGGTCGAATTCTGTGCATGCTCAGAGGGGTGAGGTTCATGGTGCTAATTTTCTTGTTGACTCAGTGTTGAGTGCTGTGGCTGAGAAGACGAGCAGTGTTGATGAACCTTTAACTTCTGATGATGTGTTGGAGGCTATTGATAGAGGGGGGAAGGATGCGGTCTCATTTGATGCAGAACCCTCAGCCTATTGG GTGCTTGATCCAATTGATGGCACGCGAGGATTTTTGAAGGGCAGTGATGCCCTGTATGTG GTGGGTTTGGCTCTTGTTGTCAAAGGAGAAATTGCCATAGGTGTAATGGGCTGTCCAAACTGGAAAGAATATAATCTTTCCACTAAAAAGTCTGATGATAAAATTGGTGTGTCTACACCAGGTATCATTATGATCGCCCATTCTGGCTGTGGAACATGGACAAGGCGATTTTCAGATGTAATGGGTAACTATAAAAGAATCCAAGATGGTTGGAGAAGATGCTTTGTTGATAGCTGCTG CTCTTCAGTTGACTGTGGGGATATTAGAGAtaaacaaaaagtacttcttttGCCAACATGCTGTGGCAG CCTGTGCAAATACCTAATGGTTGCTTCAGGTAGAGCTTCTGTATTCATTCTTCGAGCAAGGGCTCAAACTGTCATCAAG GTTTGGGATCATGCTGTTGGAGTTGTATGCGTACACGAAGCAGGAGGGAAG GTTACTGACTGGAATGGAAGTCCACTGGATCTTGCTGCTGATCAAGTAGATAGAAGAATTATCTTCCCATCCGGTGGTGTACTTGTGACAAATGGGGCACTACACAAACAGCTCTTGGAAATAATTTCGTCCAATTCCTCAATTGCTTGA